The genomic region ATATTACGTTTATTTTGTGCAGTTCTTTTtgtacctgaagacagcagtgggGACGCCTGCTGCAGGGTGAGTAATGACTAACATAATTttgcaaaatatataaataaaataaaaaaagtaattgacatatgttgatacaagtatacgttatggtactgaatgataatgcAAGTTAGTCGTTATGATGTTCTGGACCTTTGCTTAGGGacattttctctaactggacctctttgaattttaatggAATGCCCATGATTTATGCAGTACACAACATCAGTCGTCCAACCTTTATTTTTACTGCTGAGGTGATAGTTTCCAGACTTACCAGAACCATTGCTTTGCTCGCCAAGCAGCCCTCCATCAGGGCCTTCTCCTTAGAAGATGGACTTGGGGTAGTGTAGCCATAATAATAGTCTTGATTACACAACCACCACAAATAGATGTTTGCCACATTGATGCTGTAGAGTACGATGGCTGTAATGGCAAAAGCAACTCCTGCTAGATTCAGAACCACACTGACGGTGACctaaaatttaataataataagatttgTCAGTTTACGTACAACCAAGCAGAAAAACCACACCAGGCAGTAAACAGCATACAGTACACTAACAGAATTTAAAAGGCCACAGACTGTATCATCCATTTACACTGATAGGTCTGTATCCCTGCAGTGGAAACAGCTGGGCGGCTGGTATTTACATTAGGAAGCCCCTGCAACTCTCCATGTGATGTTACAAGTACAAATGCCTAAtctgtttcatttgttttcaaataAGACAAGTCATTGAAAGATAACATGAGGATGTCGAACTACTCACCAGACATGGGCTGGGATACTTCTCAGACAAAATGCTCAGGGTGCCAAATAACATAAActagagaaaagacaaaaaaaattaaacttccACACAAACACTAAAATTCACATGTCATTTCTAGAATCATTGACTGAGTGAACAGCATTTTGAGCACAGAGAGGGAAACTAAGAAACACTCATCATGCGCTCACACTAGCAGACAAGAGACAAAGACACCTGTTCTTATTACTGTCATCTGAGGACTAAGAGATTAAAATGtccaataacaaaaaaaaaaaattgcgtTAAGACAGAAATCTGCAATGTAGCAGGGGAGGCACATTTGCAATTAGTagcattaatgatggctgaactgtatttttatttgtgaccTTGGTACAGTACATGATAGTTCACTGTAATGGCTTTCTTTAACATCTGAATGAAGCTGAGCATGAAACATCATTAATGTCATTAGATCCACCTGTGctttttcctgctatgacaagtaAACATGTCTGATCTGTTCATCCTGAAGGGGACATGAATATCTGAAAAATTCCATGGTTATACATCCTACTTCGTccatgttgagatatttcactcacaACCCAAAATGTCAACTTGCTGGTGGtgctaaatgaaaagtcagtTAATTAAGATGCATCATCTGGAAACCATGAATGAAGATATTCACGAATtagtgaaaactttgacctgctgatGGAGCTGGATGAAAATCTCTACCAgctcataaaaaaaaacagcagcaggtagTTAAGATGCTCAATTAAACTTTAATTCAGTCCTTGTTGGCATAGATAGTAGAGGACGTCTTTGTTTACGATGCTGTTTGTACATGTGGTAACAACTGCACTGTACTTGCTGCGTAGAGCCATCAACTCAATTCAAGTTGGCAAAAGTgccatggaaaaaaaaaagagtggaaACCACTCCCTGCTGTAGCTCACCAAATATGTGTGGGATTTTTAGGAATTCCCTGATCAAGTTTTATAGCCCTGATCGAAGCCCTTTAATACTGGTTACCTGCCAATATCCAATATTACAGTCCGATACTTATGTTaaaatagcaataaaatataagatattgattaaaaatgtatctgGCACATTTAAATAATAGGTGTAACCTAATAGGTTTGGTGCTTAAATTATTGCTATAATATGAATTAAATATCTTGGTTATGacacaaaagaacaaacaaaaactacatTAGCTTGCTTACCAATACTCCGaaccaaacaggaaacaggttTTCATTCATAAACCACCAAGGGCCACCAAGACTGCTAACGACGATCACCCCAAAGCCAATGTTGAGCAACCCGACCATAATCTGCAGAGCCTGTGGAGGAAAAACAGGATAACAACAGACAGCTGTACAGCATAACTGCAGTTAAGCAAATGGAATGCCCTTATATGTAGCGCCTTtttagtcttccgaccactcaaaagCAGTTTACACATTTCACaatcacacattcatacactgactgctctacctcctgagccgccTCAGGTGACATTGTGAAACTTAGATGGAGAGTAACCCAGTCAGTTGTTTAAAGCTCTTACTTAAAACTCTTTTAAACAACTCTTTTAGAGAGTGACATggacacacaacaaaaatgtgatAATATTTTAAGATAATAACATGCAGCTTTGAGCATAGAGCAATATATTTAGTCAACAGATCAACAATTCGTTTTCAGTTGATTTACTCCAACAATTTGCATATTTGCTCAAAGTTTAAATCAGTATTGAGTGAGGacattaactcaaaacacacaagGTTGTAACTCACCCCCAGTACTAACTGAGACGTCTGGACCTTCTTCAGGTGCTgagacacagagcagcacaCAGGGCTGCAACAAAGGCTCTTGAGGATTTGGCACAGGGGAGGCCATGGACTTTTGGGGTCAGAGGTCATAGTGAATACAGTGACCCCATCACTCTTGGTCATGGTCAGCGACATCCTGCCTGCTCCTGTGGActgaaagggagaaagagagttTGTAAACTTTGAATCTTCGAAATTCaggttattttttctgtttctgtaacCTTAAACTAAACAGTTGCTGATTATTATCGTTAAAGTACTGAATCCTCTTCAGTGCCTGAAATGTGATCAAACTGCCAGTTGTGCACAGTGACTGTCAGTTTTATGTAGGCTAGATTTAGTACAAAGCAGTTCTACATGGCCGGAGTATCTAGATGGtggctttatatatatatatatatatatataaaaaattgaATAACAGAATCACTTCTCCTACACCTCAAAATTGATCATGAAGTTGATTCAGCACTTCTCTAAAAACAGTTTCACCAGGACCAGTTACCTCATGAAGGTAAGATTTATTTATagactgttgtattagacttgtatttgttttacctGTAGGTGTACGCCTATCTAATAAAGTGCCTAATGTTACTGAGTGTACACGAAGTGCAGGACACAAATCATGATGATGGAGTCAAGCCTGCTCACAGTTattaatgttactgtaagtaaAAAGGTGTCATGGCGTCAGTTCAGATGAAAGGACTTTTCTCGATGCATTATCCTGACTGGAATCAGATACAGTATGCTGCCTTTCAGGAGGTCGACATTTCCTCAAAGCGTTTCAGGCACATGATGCCAAACGTGAAAACATGGATGACCGTGACAAACTTTGTCTACAGACAATTGAACCTTCAACATTTCTCCCGGTGTTCATTAAAAACATGCcagttttaatgaaaaataGACTATACGTTAgtctaaataagtaaatgttttatatgttCTAATGTTTTCacgttttggtatttttaaaggTTTTCCTGAATACCTTTTTTGCAGAGATGACTTTCAATGATTGTTTACCGTAACCAGCTAAGTTATAGTtgatgcagaacaggttttactaggctattattttaattaaatacaggcTTTTGTTGATGGTTGATGGTTTAGCAGTTACAACAAGCGCTTCCATGGGTGCTGCTGCTATTGTGACGTTGGACAGCTGCTTCTTCTTGTAGACCGAGTTTAGAAGTAGGAACTCCGAAATTTGAGTGGCGTTTTTCTCTTTATAGGTCGGAAATATTCGAGTTACGAGTTGTCTGAAACGCGATACAACATCTCAACTCCCACGGATATGCCCCATTAAATGCAGCCTACTGCATCTTCCCCTTTAGTGCTGTGTATTTCGTCATTTTTAACAAAGCTTGTGGCGATAAAACCCGTCtgacaaacatgtttttctctCCTGATAAGTTCACTTGTCCTCTGGTGAGTTCGACTTTGAAATATTCATCCATTGACAGACTTTATGGGTAAATTCAGTAGCCTAACGGACCATGTGCATAATCtattgttagcaaacatttatttgtgtttaccTACTTTTACAAACCGTATGAAACAGAACAACGCCTTACCTGGTTGTGTTTATGGGAGAAGAAAAAGCCACCCGACACAATTAGGTTGATTGTTTGTTGCGCAGTTGACTGGAAAAGGGGACTGGTTTCAATCTGTTCCCAGAAGTAGCCTCCTCCTATTTAGAAGCGGAAAAGTAACCCTTTGCGGATCCTTCAGCCAATCTAGGGTTCATGTGCATAATTCTGCTTTGATTTTTATTAGTCCAATTGGTGAAATAGCTCgattttatttaaatggaacgttattgctttattttttatggtAAATGTTTGATGAATgattgttttaatattaaattacatttttacattttttataacGATCcattacatttgtttatttaagaaCCGTGATCATATGTACAGACCTGCAACAGTTGAAAAGAAACATAACAATGATCTGTAACAGCAACACATTAATACCTCAAATATGtcttgtgattttctttttttcccttttactACAGTTTAATGTAACTTGTAGGCTAACACAAATGCCAGTATTATATAGCCAATCTAATACTGAACATACTGCTGCAATTCACAATGACAATATGGACCATAAGCAACTTCAACTTGTAATGTCAGCAAGAGACATTCAGTCTTCCCTGCATTATTGGAACCTGCCTAATGCAGCtagatttttaaatatttaagcaCAACATTGTGGATTTGTTGTAAAGCCCCTGTTGAGTCTATGAAAGgcttgcattattattattattattattattaatacttaggggaaatattattaaaaaccTTGATGGCCCCAATGAAAACTATTAATTCTTAATAAACCTGTTTGTTCTAGAATCAAGCACTTCTTTATCTAAGACATAACATATTCCtgctccatctctctgttgtCAAATActacttttcaaatgttttatttacataaaatattcTTACCTATAAAtgcaacagtaataataaaataacactgaCAGCAGTCACTTGGCTACATAAGCAAGTAATTTAgtaaaattttgaatgcagtactTCTACTTGTAATGGAGAATTTTACACAAATGTATTGCTACTTTAACTAAGATAAAACTTCTGAGCACTTATTCCAACACTGTATTTACAAAGATCATTACATAAGGGAGTATTAAACTTCATGGAAAGTAAATGAGATGCAACATCATTGAGCAACACAACTTCAGGTGAGGataaaatgaaatttatttttgtcataattATGGGCAAAACATTTTGCTTCCATTTGCTTCCAAAATTACACAGTGGATACAACTGACAAAGACAATGAGATCATTTTTTAGATTACATTTTGGAGTTCCAGATATTTCATCTGTATCAGAGTGTGTACAGATAGGAAAGATACAGGAACTTCATAGTGATCCATCAGATCCAAACACTCAACCTTTCAAATGAATGGTGCACATAATTATTGAACCTCTACCAGTTTAAATTACTGCATGCGTCTTATCcgctgcgccatcaccacccatttATGTTTAAGTTGGCAACAGTTTGAATGAGGTCAATGCCAGGGAAGTTCATGGCAATGATACCAAAACATGGTCTGGGCTGATTAGGGTAAAACTGTCTCAGGTATTGATTGAGCCATGGATTTACCTTTTCAGCCACTCTTTTTGGAGTCAGAAACATTCCCCAGAAAGTACCAAAGCCAGTGCCGCTAGTGTAAGTCACAACAGCATTATCACCTCCACAGGCTAGAGTGGCTTGGTTCAGCTGCTTGATTATTTTGTTGTCTTTATCGTTAACGTTGGTGACTTTGGTGTTACCTTTCCCATTTGTATCAATAAGGGGAATTCCAAGTGTGAAGGTGTTCATCTGCAAAAAGACAATTTTCCCCCTAATCTGACCCATAGTTGGCATTGCAGAGGACACCCAGAAACGCTGGTCATTGCCAATCAGACTCTGCACCATTTCATTTACAGTGGTCTTCTCAAAAGACTCTGGTTGCACTCTAATGAGCACAGCCTCGGTCTTAAACTCTGACAGGAAAGCCTGGACAGTGTCTATGACGTCCTTGAGAGTGCTGTGTTGGTACATCACTCCATGCATGACATAGAGGGTGTTACCCAGTCCAAACACTTTGAGATCCAGGAAACGAATGCCAGCCCTGAGCTGATCCTTCAGGGACAAGGACTGGCATTCGAGCTCTGGACCTCCGTACAGGGCCATGCTATCATGGGTGCCAGGGAtggtgaggagagagagggcgCGGAAATCCTCGATGCCTGACATCCATGGAATATTGTAGGACCCCGGGAGTATGAGGTTTCCATTGTCATTGAAGAACAGGTCTTTTCCATGGCACATAAAACTGATGATTTAGAACAAGATTTTGAGATGTTACAATAACTCCAATGCCATGAGGTTGCAGCTTAAAAACAATCTACCCATTTATTTAACTTGAAAAACTTTTAAATTATAGCCTACTTACGTGACAGACAACAAAACGCAGTGGAAAAGCAGACACCTGTAACCAGCCTTCATTCTTCCAGAGATATGAGCAACCTAGCAAATAAtttgtaaaattaaaattatgcATCTATCACATCAAACTCATTAACTTTGAATAAAAGACATGTATGGAAAATGTACTAATTAATTATCCAAGGTAAGCATACAGTTGAAAGGTTTTAATTAACAGTGTCAgctaaaatgatttattattacttttttttactataCCTTACAGCCAGGAGGATTTCACAGCAAACCACTCTGATGTTCAGAATGTGAAAACTCAACAGAACACCCATCATTTATATTGCTTGGTTATCTGGAAAATTCTAGGTGTGGGTCATAAATATCAGTTGCATGATTCAGACTGATTGTTCTTGATGTTGGACAATCAAACATGTTTACAGATTGTGGTGTTTGAGAGGTGTGTCCCTTTAGTGGAAAAAGATCAGATTTCTAACAGGCATTATCTCCAAAGCAAGCAGCCACACCAGTGCAGCTAAACAATGACTAAACCATTTGTAAAAATTTGTGCCAAAATTATGCCAATTTCTTTTgccaacaataaataaacaaaaccttATCACTCAGTGAAAGCAGGGCAAAACTGAGGCACTGCTATGCAATAGGCTAAATGTTTCTATTCTTATGTTTCTGTATGTCAGCTAGGAGGACGGTTGGGGTAGACATATGACATATATTTATGAACATTATTGCAGATTTAAAATGTACTATTCGCTATTGAAAAGCCACTAGTAGGCTACTTATTTACAAGTTACCAGTAACTGTctattagttactagtaacaaatttatttaataataattgtatatatatgtaataataataattgcacaattttgacatttaaatctTGGTGCTCTGCAGTTTATATATCACCTATTCATTAGTTACTAAAATCTATttgaatagttactagttaGTTGTtttagtactcgagaccggtcttgtctcggactcgaccgcctTTGTAGGcctactcggtcttgtctcggtctcggacattgaggactcgggattttatttcaagaccagtcaggaccataactttgggaatatcaataaattgcttttgcattgtctgttaacatcctaactctgattggaagtaaaacgtattgcttcaaatgcaaccaaaaaccctaattaaacatgtgttgttcccgttaacgactgtcacccctccccccaatgcttaagttgatttcagctcttagtgtttgtatgtggatgttttaatgggaaagtgGATCTTTCACATCACTTTGAGAAGTAGGcctacctatgatctcgttccacattttattgtgtgccatgcaatgcagggaactggtcttgttcttgactcagtctcgccctccctcggtcttggtcttgactgctctcagcccataaaagtcttggtcttgtctcggtcttggtaaactctggtcttggtcttgacttggtctctgtttgggcggtcttgactacaacactagttaATAGTAACTATTTCTATTTTACTACTATCTATTCTCTTTCTAAAAAATAAGCAATAGTAAGTAAAAAATAAGCGCTATCTAAATAATAGATAGGCTActagtaaaatgtaaataattactagtaactaaaatcGGAACTGCAGAGCCCCATATATTTAAATGGCAAAAATGTATGGCAAGCCGTTTTAACATTAATTCCTTAAAACTTATAACCTATTAGTTGCT from Micropterus dolomieu isolate WLL.071019.BEF.003 ecotype Adirondacks linkage group LG03, ASM2129224v1, whole genome shotgun sequence harbors:
- the LOC123967842 gene encoding membrane-spanning 4-domains subfamily A member 8-like, encoding MSLTMTKSDGVTVFTMTSDPKSPWPPLCQILKSLCCSPVCCSVSQHLKKVQTSQLVLGALQIMVGLLNIGFGVIVVSSLGGPWWFMNENLFPVWFGVLFMLFGTLSILSEKYPSPCLVTVSVVLNLAGVAFAITAIVLYSINVANIYLWWLCNQDYYYGYTTPSPSSKEKALMEGCLASKAMVLMLIRSISAVLIVLSALELCLVISSAVLGIKALRSSEKTENKSIDDPELYKPLLEEVTINPTA
- the si:dkey-152b24.7 gene encoding 1-phosphatidylinositol phosphodiesterase-like, translating into MKAGYRCLLFHCVLLSVTFMCHGKDLFFNDNGNLILPGSYNIPWMSGIEDFRALSLLTIPGTHDSMALYGGPELECQSLSLKDQLRAGIRFLDLKVFGLGNTLYVMHGVMYQHSTLKDVIDTVQAFLSEFKTEAVLIRVQPESFEKTTVNEMVQSLIGNDQRFWVSSAMPTMGQIRGKIVFLQMNTFTLGIPLIDTNGKGNTKVTNVNDKDNKIIKQLNQATLACGGDNAVVTYTSGTGFGTFWGMFLTPKRVAEKVNPWLNQYLRQFYPNQPRPCFGIIAMNFPGIDLIQTVANLNINGW